One Pseudomonas sp. FP1742 genomic window carries:
- the ssuE gene encoding NADPH-dependent FMN reductase: protein MLVVSLGGSPSLRSRSGVLLERSKRWLQEQGVEVVSYQVRDFPAEDLLHARFDSPKVIDLLQQIDHADGLLIATPVYKASFSGALKTVLDLLPERALAHKVVLPMATGGSIAHMLAVDYALKPVLSALKAQEMLHGIFAVDSQIAYGEGSAQAQLAPELAQRLNESLELFYSAMARRPKPLDPNLLNERLLSARWSI, encoded by the coding sequence ATGCTGGTCGTCTCACTCGGTGGCAGCCCCAGCCTACGCTCCCGTTCCGGGGTGTTGCTGGAGCGCTCCAAACGCTGGTTGCAAGAGCAAGGTGTGGAAGTGGTGAGTTATCAGGTGCGGGACTTCCCGGCCGAAGACTTGCTGCATGCCCGCTTCGACAGCCCAAAGGTAATCGACCTGTTGCAACAGATTGATCACGCCGATGGCTTGCTGATCGCCACACCGGTTTACAAGGCATCGTTCTCCGGTGCGTTGAAAACCGTACTGGATCTGCTGCCCGAACGCGCCCTGGCCCACAAGGTGGTTCTGCCAATGGCCACCGGCGGCAGCATCGCCCACATGCTGGCGGTGGATTACGCGCTCAAGCCGGTATTGTCGGCGTTGAAGGCCCAGGAAATGCTCCACGGGATTTTCGCCGTAGACAGTCAGATCGCCTACGGCGAAGGCAGCGCCCAGGCGCAGTTGGCTCCCGAGCTTGCACAACGACTGAATGAATCGCTGGAGCTGTTCTACAGCGCCATGGCGCGACGGCCCAAGCCGCTCGATCCAAACCTGTTGAACGAACGTTTGTTGAGTGCTCGCTGGAGCATTTAA
- a CDS encoding TetR/AcrR family transcriptional regulator produces the protein MTRTATIRKPRARSQARIDSILDAARTLLAAEGVASLSIYSVAERAEIPPSSVYHFFASVPALLEALTADVHAAFRACLQAPIDHNALSGWRDLSRLVEQRMLDIYDEDAAARQLILAQHGLTEVTQADRQHDIELGDLMHKLFDHHFELPRLPTDVDVFALAMELGDRVYARSVQQHGQITPRMAEEGMRVFDAYLGLYLPPYLPKRTVPA, from the coding sequence ATGACGCGCACCGCCACCATTCGCAAACCCCGCGCCCGCAGCCAGGCCCGGATCGATTCGATACTCGATGCCGCCCGCACGCTGCTGGCCGCCGAGGGCGTGGCCAGTCTGTCGATCTACAGCGTCGCCGAACGCGCCGAGATCCCGCCCTCCTCCGTCTACCACTTTTTCGCCAGCGTCCCGGCCCTGCTCGAAGCCCTGACCGCCGACGTCCACGCCGCGTTCCGTGCCTGCCTGCAAGCGCCCATCGACCACAATGCCCTGAGCGGTTGGCGCGACCTGTCGCGACTGGTGGAACAACGCATGCTCGACATCTACGACGAAGACGCCGCCGCCCGCCAGTTGATCCTCGCCCAGCACGGCCTGACCGAAGTCACCCAGGCTGACCGCCAGCACGACATCGAGCTCGGCGACCTGATGCACAAACTGTTCGACCATCACTTCGAGCTGCCAAGGCTGCCGACAGACGTCGATGTGTTTGCCCTGGCCATGGAACTGGGGGATCGGGTGTATGCGCGCTCGGTGCAGCAACATGGGCAGATCACGCCGCGCATGGCTGAAGAAGGGATGCGGGTGTTTGATGCCTACCTCGGGCTGTATTTGCCGCCGTACCTGCCCAAGCGAACTGTTCCAGCCTGA
- a CDS encoding sulfonate ABC transporter substrate-binding protein — translation MRPVILRRGLVALFAAAVSFGVITQAQAETLRIGYQKYGTLVLLKAKGTLEKRLAAQGVDVQWTEFPGGPQLLEGLNVGSIDFGVTGETPPVFAQAAGADLLYVAYEPPAPHSEAILVPKGSPIKSVQELKGKKVVLNKGSNVHYLLVRALEDAGLKYTDIQTVFLPPADARAAFERGSVDAWVIWDPYQAAAEQQLQARTLRDGKGIVDNHQFYLATKPYAQKNPQVIKTLVEEVRAVGEWSRANPEDVTKQVSPLLGLPADITLTSVKRQGYGALFLTPEVVAAQQKIADSFYQLKLIPKPLSIKDVIWTPPAAVAKAP, via the coding sequence ATGCGCCCTGTCATTTTGCGTCGTGGTCTGGTCGCTCTGTTTGCTGCGGCTGTGTCCTTCGGCGTCATTACTCAAGCTCAAGCCGAGACGTTAAGAATCGGCTATCAGAAATACGGCACCCTGGTGCTGCTCAAAGCCAAAGGCACGCTGGAAAAACGCCTCGCCGCCCAAGGCGTGGACGTGCAATGGACTGAATTCCCCGGTGGCCCGCAACTGCTCGAAGGCCTGAACGTCGGCTCCATCGACTTCGGCGTCACCGGCGAAACGCCTCCGGTTTTCGCCCAGGCCGCGGGCGCCGATCTGCTCTACGTTGCCTATGAACCGCCAGCGCCCCACAGCGAAGCGATCCTGGTGCCGAAGGGCTCGCCGATCAAATCGGTGCAGGAACTCAAGGGCAAGAAAGTCGTGCTCAACAAAGGCTCCAACGTGCACTACCTGCTGGTGCGTGCGCTGGAAGACGCCGGCCTCAAATACACCGACATCCAGACCGTGTTCCTGCCGCCCGCCGATGCCCGCGCCGCGTTCGAGCGCGGCAGTGTCGATGCCTGGGTGATCTGGGATCCGTACCAGGCTGCCGCCGAACAGCAACTGCAAGCGCGCACCTTGCGCGATGGCAAAGGCATCGTCGACAACCATCAGTTCTATCTGGCGACCAAGCCTTATGCGCAGAAAAATCCTCAAGTGATCAAAACCCTGGTGGAAGAAGTGCGCGCGGTCGGTGAATGGTCCCGGGCCAATCCCGAGGACGTCACCAAACAGGTTTCGCCACTGCTCGGCCTGCCGGCGGACATCACTCTGACTTCGGTGAAGCGCCAGGGCTACGGCGCGCTGTTCCTGACCCCTGAGGTGGTCGCCGCCCAACAGAAAATCGCCGACAGCTTCTACCAGCTCAAGCTGATTCCCAAGCCCTTGAGTATCAAGGACGTGATCTGGACGCCACCGGCAGCCGTCGCCAAAGCGCCGTAA
- the ssuD gene encoding FMNH2-dependent alkanesulfonate monooxygenase, translating into MSLNIFWFLPTHGDGHYLGTAEGARAVDHGYLQQVAQAADRLGFGGVLIPTGRSCEDSWLVAASLIPVTQRLKFLVALRPGIISPTVAARQAATLDRLSGGRALFNLVTGGDPEELAGDGLFLSHEERYQASVEFTRIWRRVLEGETVDYDGQHISVKGAKLLYPPIQQPRPPLYFGGSSEAAQDLAAEQVEMVLTWGEPPAAVAEKIEQVRAKAAKLGRTVRFGIRLHVIVRETNAEAWQAADRLISHLDDDTIARAQASLARFDSVGQQRMAALHGGSRDNLEVSPNLWAGVGLVRGGAGTALVGDGPTVAARVKEYADLGIDTFIFSGYPHLEESYRVAELLFPHLDIERPELPKSAGYVSPFGEMVANDILPKAASQS; encoded by the coding sequence ATGAGCCTCAATATCTTCTGGTTCCTGCCTACCCACGGCGACGGCCATTACCTTGGTACCGCCGAAGGCGCTCGCGCCGTCGACCACGGTTACCTGCAACAAGTCGCGCAAGCGGCGGATCGCCTGGGGTTCGGCGGGGTGCTGATTCCCACCGGTCGCTCCTGCGAAGATTCGTGGCTGGTGGCCGCCTCGCTGATCCCGGTAACCCAGCGTTTGAAATTCCTCGTCGCCCTGCGCCCCGGGATCATTTCCCCGACGGTGGCGGCGCGTCAGGCCGCGACCCTGGATCGTCTGTCCGGCGGTCGTGCGCTGTTCAACCTGGTTACCGGTGGCGATCCGGAAGAACTGGCCGGTGATGGCTTGTTCCTCAGTCACGAAGAGCGCTACCAGGCCTCGGTGGAATTTACCCGCATCTGGCGCCGGGTATTGGAAGGCGAAACCGTCGATTACGACGGTCAGCACATCAGCGTGAAGGGCGCCAAATTGCTCTATCCGCCGATCCAGCAACCGCGTCCGCCGTTGTATTTCGGCGGCTCGTCGGAAGCGGCGCAAGACCTGGCGGCAGAGCAGGTCGAAATGGTCCTGACCTGGGGCGAACCGCCGGCCGCCGTTGCCGAGAAAATCGAACAGGTTCGCGCCAAAGCCGCGAAGCTCGGGCGCACCGTGCGCTTCGGCATTCGCCTGCATGTAATCGTTCGCGAAACCAACGCCGAGGCGTGGCAAGCGGCGGATCGACTGATCTCTCATCTGGACGATGACACCATTGCCCGCGCCCAGGCGTCTTTGGCGCGTTTCGATTCGGTCGGTCAGCAACGCATGGCGGCCTTGCACGGCGGCAGCCGCGACAATCTGGAAGTCAGCCCCAACCTCTGGGCCGGTGTCGGTCTGGTGCGCGGCGGGGCCGGTACGGCGCTGGTCGGCGATGGTCCGACAGTGGCCGCTCGGGTGAAGGAGTACGCCGATCTGGGCATCGATACGTTCATCTTCTCCGGTTATCCACACCTGGAAGAGTCCTACCGGGTGGCGGAGTTGCTGTTCCCGCACCTGGACATCGAGCGTCCGGAGCTGCCGAAAAGCGCCGGTTACGTCAGCCCGTTCGGCGAGATGGTGGCCAACGACATTCTTCCCAAAGCCGCGTCCCAGAGCTGA
- the ssuB gene encoding aliphatic sulfonates ABC transporter ATP-binding protein, which produces MTAQQPPRLLRGIPLAVRKLQKTFGSRQVLREIDLHIPAGQFVAVVGRSGCGKSTLLRLLAGLDKPTAGELLAGPAPLSDAREDTRLMFQEARLLPWKKVIDNVGLGLEGNWRPQALEALEAVGLADRANEWPAALSGGQKQRVALARALIHQPRLLLLDEPLGALDALTRIEMQQLIERLWQQHGFTVLLVTHDVSEAVAIADRVILIEEGEVGLDLAVELPRPRARGSHRLATLETEVLTRVLSLPGQPPEPEPVSPLPTQLRWAQ; this is translated from the coding sequence ATGACGGCTCAACAACCTCCACGCCTGCTGCGCGGAATTCCACTGGCAGTGCGCAAGCTGCAAAAGACCTTCGGTTCGCGGCAAGTGCTGCGTGAAATCGACCTGCACATTCCGGCCGGGCAGTTTGTGGCGGTGGTCGGGCGTAGCGGCTGCGGTAAAAGCACCTTGCTGCGCTTGCTCGCCGGTCTGGACAAACCCACGGCTGGCGAGTTGCTCGCCGGTCCCGCACCGCTGAGTGATGCCCGGGAAGACACCCGGCTGATGTTCCAGGAAGCACGGTTGCTGCCATGGAAAAAGGTCATCGACAACGTGGGTCTCGGGCTCGAGGGCAACTGGCGCCCGCAAGCATTGGAAGCCCTTGAGGCGGTTGGCCTGGCGGATCGCGCCAACGAATGGCCGGCCGCTTTGTCCGGCGGGCAGAAGCAGCGTGTGGCCCTGGCTCGCGCACTGATCCATCAACCGCGCCTGCTGTTACTCGATGAACCCTTGGGCGCACTGGATGCCCTGACCCGAATCGAGATGCAACAACTGATCGAACGGCTCTGGCAACAACATGGCTTCACCGTGTTGCTGGTGACCCACGACGTCAGCGAAGCGGTGGCGATTGCCGATCGGGTGATCCTGATCGAAGAGGGCGAAGTCGGCCTCGACCTGGCGGTGGAACTGCCGCGCCCTCGGGCCCGTGGCTCCCATCGGCTGGCGACGCTGGAAACCGAAGTGCTCACCCGCGTGCTGTCGCTACCCGGCCAACCGCCGGAACCGGAACCTGTTTCACCCTTGCCCACGCAATTGCGTTGGGCTCAATAA
- a CDS encoding OprD family porin: protein MNKSTLALAVAVGVLAQQAGAAGFIEDSKATLGLRNFYINTDNRDSDAGTAKVKANGVQSKNEEWGQGFDLRFTSGYTQGTVGFGIDAIGLLGVRLDTGGGTNGATSTSYGGTVFPSESNGEAVDNFSSLGLTAKAKISQTELKLGTLQPKLPVIVTNDGRLLPQTFQGGQITSNEIKDLTLVGGQIEHAKGRNSSNNEELSIAGANAHTAAGRDSNKFIYGGGDYKITKDLTAQYYYGNLEDFYKQHFLGLVHNWSIGPGVLKSDFRYFNSRDDGANGHNSSYFTTGDYGTGITKGKVDNNLYSGLFLYSVAGHTFGGGYQVSNGNSDFPWLNQGDGSSAYLTTDSQIAKFARAGERTWQARYSYDFAKVGVPGLTAGMVYLRGDNIDTTGKVGAAQKSVNATGRSEWERDLTLAYVVQEGPLKNLGFMWKNAMWRNDIPGQRDQDENRLIVSYSIPLL, encoded by the coding sequence ATGAACAAGTCCACCTTGGCCCTGGCTGTGGCCGTAGGGGTTTTGGCGCAGCAGGCAGGCGCCGCCGGTTTCATCGAAGACAGCAAGGCTACATTGGGGCTGCGTAACTTCTACATCAACACCGATAACCGCGACTCCGACGCGGGTACCGCCAAGGTCAAGGCCAACGGCGTTCAAAGCAAGAACGAAGAATGGGGCCAAGGCTTCGATCTGCGCTTCACTTCCGGCTACACCCAAGGCACTGTCGGCTTCGGTATCGATGCCATTGGCCTGTTGGGCGTGCGTCTGGACACCGGCGGTGGCACTAACGGCGCCACTTCAACTTCTTACGGCGGCACTGTTTTCCCAAGCGAGTCCAACGGCGAAGCGGTTGATAATTTCTCCAGCCTGGGCCTGACTGCCAAAGCCAAGATTTCCCAAACCGAACTGAAGTTGGGCACCCTGCAGCCAAAACTGCCGGTGATTGTGACCAACGACGGTCGTCTGCTGCCGCAAACCTTCCAGGGCGGTCAGATCACCTCGAACGAAATCAAAGACCTGACACTGGTCGGCGGTCAGATCGAGCACGCCAAGGGTCGTAACTCCAGCAACAACGAAGAGCTGTCGATTGCTGGGGCCAACGCTCACACTGCTGCCGGTCGTGACAGCAACAAGTTCATCTATGGCGGTGGCGACTACAAAATCACCAAGGACCTGACCGCCCAGTACTACTACGGCAACCTGGAAGATTTCTACAAACAGCACTTCCTGGGGCTGGTTCACAACTGGTCTATTGGTCCGGGCGTACTGAAGTCTGACTTCCGTTACTTCAACAGCCGTGACGATGGCGCCAACGGCCATAACTCCTCCTATTTCACTACCGGTGACTACGGCACCGGCATTACCAAGGGTAAAGTCGACAACAACCTGTATAGCGGTCTTTTCCTGTACTCGGTTGCCGGTCACACTTTTGGTGGCGGTTACCAGGTCAGTAACGGTAACAGCGACTTCCCTTGGCTGAACCAGGGTGATGGCTCGTCGGCTTACTTGACTACCGACAGTCAGATCGCCAAGTTTGCCCGTGCCGGCGAACGTACCTGGCAAGCTCGCTACTCGTACGATTTTGCCAAAGTCGGCGTCCCAGGTCTGACCGCGGGTATGGTTTATCTGCGTGGTGATAACATCGACACTACGGGTAAAGTGGGTGCTGCTCAGAAAAGCGTCAACGCAACTGGCCGTTCCGAGTGGGAACGCGACCTGACCCTGGCGTACGTAGTCCAGGAAGGCCCACTGAAAAACCTGGGCTTCATGTGGAAAAACGCCATGTGGCGCAACGACATTCCAGGTCAGCGCGACCAGGACGAAAACCGTCTGATCGTCAGCTACTCGATCCCGCTGTTGTAA
- a CDS encoding glutamine synthetase family protein, whose amino-acid sequence MSVPPRAVQLNEANAFLKEHPEVLYVDLLIADMNGVVRGKRIERTSLHKVYEKGINLPASLFALDINGSTVESTGLGLDIGDADRICYPIPDTLCNEPWQKRPTAQLLMTMHELEGEPFFADPREVLRQVVTKFDEMGLTICAAFELEFYLIDQENVNGRPQPPRSPISGKRPHSTQVYLIDDLDEYVDCLQDILEGAKEQGIPADAIVKESAPAQFEVNLHHVADPIKACDYAVLLKRLIKNIAYDHEMDTTFMAKPYPGQAGNGLHVHISILDKDGKNIFASEDPEQNAALRHAIGGVLETLPAQMAFLCPNVNSYRRFGAQFYVPNSPCWGLDNRTVAIRVPTGSSDAVRIEHRVAGADANPYLLMASVLAGVHHGLVNKIEPGAPVEGNSYEQNEQSLPNNLRDALRELDDSEVMAKYIDPKYIDIFVACKESELEEFEHSISDLEYNWYLHTV is encoded by the coding sequence ATGTCGGTACCCCCGCGTGCCGTTCAGCTTAACGAAGCGAACGCGTTCCTTAAGGAACATCCTGAGGTTCTGTACGTTGACCTTCTGATTGCGGATATGAATGGTGTGGTGCGCGGCAAGCGCATCGAACGCACCAGCCTCCACAAGGTTTACGAGAAAGGCATCAACCTGCCGGCCTCTTTATTTGCTCTGGATATCAATGGCTCGACGGTGGAAAGCACCGGCCTGGGCCTGGACATCGGCGATGCTGACCGAATCTGTTATCCAATCCCCGACACCCTGTGCAATGAGCCCTGGCAGAAGCGCCCGACTGCGCAACTGTTAATGACCATGCACGAACTCGAAGGTGAACCTTTCTTCGCCGACCCGCGCGAAGTCCTGCGTCAAGTGGTGACCAAGTTCGATGAGATGGGCCTGACCATCTGCGCCGCGTTCGAACTGGAGTTCTACCTGATCGACCAGGAAAACGTGAACGGTCGCCCGCAACCGCCGCGCTCGCCGATCTCCGGCAAACGTCCGCACTCGACCCAGGTCTACCTGATCGACGATCTGGACGAATATGTCGACTGCCTCCAGGACATTCTGGAAGGCGCGAAAGAGCAAGGCATCCCTGCCGACGCGATCGTCAAGGAAAGCGCCCCGGCGCAGTTCGAAGTGAACCTGCACCACGTGGCCGACCCTATAAAGGCCTGCGACTACGCGGTCCTGCTCAAGCGTCTGATCAAAAACATCGCCTACGACCATGAGATGGACACCACCTTCATGGCCAAGCCTTATCCAGGCCAGGCGGGTAATGGTCTGCACGTCCACATCTCGATCCTGGATAAAGACGGCAAAAACATTTTTGCCAGCGAGGATCCCGAGCAGAACGCCGCACTGCGTCACGCGATCGGCGGTGTGCTCGAGACCCTACCGGCGCAGATGGCTTTCCTTTGCCCGAACGTCAACTCCTACCGGCGTTTCGGCGCACAGTTCTACGTGCCGAACTCGCCGTGCTGGGGCCTGGATAACCGCACCGTGGCGATCCGCGTACCGACCGGTTCCTCCGATGCCGTGCGCATTGAACACCGTGTAGCCGGCGCCGATGCCAACCCGTACCTGCTGATGGCCTCGGTCCTGGCCGGCGTGCACCACGGCCTGGTCAACAAGATCGAGCCGGGCGCGCCCGTGGAAGGCAACAGCTACGAGCAGAACGAGCAAAGCCTGCCGAACAACCTGCGCGATGCATTGCGCGAGCTGGACGACAGCGAAGTCATGGCCAAGTACATCGATCCGAAATACATCGATATCTTTGTCGCCTGTAAAGAGAGCGAGCTGGAGGAGTTCGAACACTCCATCTCCGACCTCGAGTACAACTGGTACCTGCATACCGTGTAA
- the ssuC gene encoding aliphatic sulfonate ABC transporter permease SsuC, whose product MKKTIHNLAPWALPILLLAVWQLSVSAGWLSTRILPAPIAVIEAGVSLVRSGEIWSHLAISGWRAALGFAIGGGIGLALGFITGLSTWGERLLDSSVQMIRNVPHLALIPLVILWFGIDESAKIFLVALGTLFPIYLNTYHGIRNVDPALVEMSRSYGLSGFSLFRQVILPGALPSILVGVRFALGFMWLTLIVAETISASAGIGYLAMNAREFLQTDVVVLAILLYAVLGKLADLAARGLERVWLRWHPAYQVAKGGAA is encoded by the coding sequence ATGAAGAAAACTATCCACAACCTCGCGCCCTGGGCATTGCCGATCCTGTTGCTGGCGGTATGGCAGTTGTCGGTGTCGGCGGGCTGGTTGTCGACGCGGATTCTGCCGGCACCGATCGCGGTGATCGAAGCCGGTGTGAGCCTGGTGCGCAGCGGTGAAATCTGGAGTCACCTGGCGATCAGCGGCTGGCGCGCGGCACTCGGGTTCGCCATCGGCGGTGGTATTGGTCTGGCCCTGGGCTTTATCACCGGTCTGTCGACGTGGGGCGAACGCCTGCTCGACAGTTCGGTGCAGATGATCCGCAACGTGCCGCACCTGGCGTTGATTCCGCTGGTGATCCTGTGGTTTGGCATCGACGAGTCGGCGAAGATTTTCCTGGTGGCGCTGGGCACGTTGTTCCCGATCTACCTCAACACTTACCACGGCATTCGCAACGTCGATCCGGCGCTGGTGGAAATGTCCCGCAGTTATGGCCTGTCCGGTTTCAGCCTGTTTCGCCAGGTGATCCTGCCGGGTGCATTGCCTTCGATTCTGGTGGGTGTGCGTTTTGCCCTGGGCTTCATGTGGCTGACCTTGATCGTCGCCGAAACCATCTCCGCCAGCGCCGGCATCGGTTACTTGGCGATGAATGCCCGGGAGTTCTTGCAGACCGACGTGGTGGTGCTGGCGATTCTTTTGTATGCCGTGCTCGGCAAACTCGCGGATCTCGCGGCCCGTGGACTTGAACGCGTGTGGCTGCGCTGGCATCCGGCCTATCAGGTTGCCAAGGGAGGTGCCGCATGA
- a CDS encoding peroxiredoxin: MSLRLGDIAPDFEQDSSAGTLRFHEWLGDSWGVLFSHPADFTPVCTTELGFTARLKDEFAQRGVKAIALSVDPVDSHHKWIEDINETQNAIVNFPILADADRKVSDLYDLIHPNANDTLTVRSLFVIDPHKKIRLTITYPASTGRNFNEILRVIDSLQLTDNYKVATPANWQDGDEVVIVPSLKDEDEIRQRFPKGYRAVKPYLRLTPQPNR; this comes from the coding sequence ATGAGCCTCAGACTGGGCGATATCGCCCCCGATTTCGAACAGGATTCCAGCGCCGGCACCCTCCGTTTCCACGAATGGCTGGGCGATAGCTGGGGTGTGTTGTTTTCCCATCCGGCGGATTTCACGCCGGTGTGCACCACCGAGCTGGGCTTCACCGCCAGGCTCAAGGATGAATTCGCCCAGCGCGGCGTCAAAGCCATTGCTCTGTCCGTGGACCCGGTGGACTCGCATCACAAGTGGATCGAGGACATCAACGAAACCCAGAACGCCATCGTCAACTTCCCGATTCTCGCTGACGCGGACCGCAAAGTGTCCGACCTGTATGACCTGATCCATCCGAATGCCAACGACACCCTGACCGTGCGTTCGTTGTTCGTGATCGATCCGCACAAGAAGATTCGGCTGACCATCACTTACCCGGCGAGCACTGGCCGTAACTTCAATGAGATTTTGCGGGTGATCGATTCGCTGCAGCTCACCGACAACTACAAGGTGGCCACGCCGGCTAACTGGCAGGACGGTGATGAAGTGGTGATCGTGCCGTCGCTCAAGGATGAAGATGAAATCAGGCAACGCTTTCCCAAGGGGTATCGCGCGGTAAAACCGTATCTGCGCCTGACGCCGCAGCCGAATCGTTAA
- a CDS encoding molybdopterin-binding protein produces MTIKAINVRNQFKGSIKEIVLGDVLSEIDVQTASGIVTSVITTRSVKELELVVGSEVIAFVKSTEVSIAKL; encoded by the coding sequence ATGACAATCAAAGCCATCAACGTTCGTAACCAGTTCAAAGGCTCGATCAAGGAAATCGTACTCGGCGACGTATTGTCGGAAATCGACGTTCAGACCGCTTCCGGCATCGTCACTTCGGTGATTACCACGCGTTCGGTGAAGGAGCTGGAACTGGTGGTCGGCAGCGAAGTGATCGCGTTTGTGAAATCCACCGAGGTGTCGATCGCCAAGTTGTAA